One part of the Gammaproteobacteria bacterium genome encodes these proteins:
- the mltB gene encoding lytic murein transglycosylase B gives MFLLIPVLSLLAGTGCAEVSTHGYVQRNNYLDQPDVRTFIDKMVKEYDFSRDDLDRLFAQAKEQTRVLSAIASPAEAKPWYDYRPIFLTSRRIDQGVTFWDQNATTLQEASQLYGVPPEIIVAIIGVESFYGRRMGGFPVFDTLVTLSFDYPPRAAFFRRQLAQYLVLTREEHIDPLTPKGSYAGAMGRGQFMPSSYREYAVDFDTDGKRDLWHSSADAIGSVANYFKRHGWEQGMPVAVPANLDGNVSNYQALLDSGVKPSISLSRLEQQGAHPTKPFDFKGDVSLFALEGQMVPEYWIGTKNFYVITRYNHSKLYAMAVYQLAEAIKEQYQQAHKDSNKKPEGNQG, from the coding sequence TTGTTCCTACTGATCCCTGTCCTGAGCTTGTTAGCGGGGACCGGTTGTGCGGAGGTATCCACGCACGGCTACGTGCAGCGCAACAACTACCTCGACCAGCCCGACGTGCGGACCTTCATCGACAAGATGGTGAAGGAGTACGACTTTTCCCGCGACGATCTGGACCGGCTGTTCGCCCAGGCCAAGGAGCAGACCCGGGTGCTCAGCGCCATCGCCAGCCCGGCCGAGGCCAAGCCCTGGTACGACTACCGTCCCATCTTCCTGACCAGCCGGCGCATCGATCAGGGCGTGACGTTCTGGGATCAGAATGCCACGACCCTGCAGGAAGCCAGCCAGCTGTACGGTGTCCCGCCGGAGATCATCGTCGCCATCATCGGCGTTGAGAGCTTTTACGGCCGGCGCATGGGCGGCTTCCCGGTCTTCGACACCCTGGTGACGCTGAGCTTCGACTACCCGCCGCGGGCCGCATTCTTCCGCCGCCAGCTGGCCCAGTATCTGGTGCTGACGCGCGAGGAGCATATTGACCCGCTGACACCCAAGGGGTCCTATGCGGGGGCCATGGGGCGCGGACAGTTCATGCCCAGCAGCTACCGCGAATACGCGGTGGATTTCGACACCGACGGCAAGCGCGACCTCTGGCACAGCTCGGCGGACGCCATCGGCAGCGTGGCCAATTACTTCAAGCGCCACGGCTGGGAGCAGGGCATGCCGGTGGCGGTGCCCGCCAATCTCGACGGCAATGTCAGCAACTATCAGGCCCTGCTGGATTCCGGCGTCAAGCCCAGCATCAGTCTTTCCCGGCTCGAGCAGCAGGGCGCTCATCCGACAAAACCCTTTGATTTCAAAGGGGATGTCAGCCTGTTCGCGCTGGAGGGCCAGATGGTGCCGGAGTACTGGATCGGCACCAAGAACTTCTACGTGATCACGCGCTACAACCACAGCAAGCTGTACGCCATGGCCGTGTATCAGCTCGCCGAGGCCATCAAGGAGCAGTACCAGCAGGCGCACAAGGACTCGAACAAGAAGCCGGAGGGCAATCAGGGGTGA
- the ppa gene encoding inorganic diphosphatase: MNLDKIPAGKNPPDDINVVIEIPAYGPPVKYEVDKDSGALMVDRFMRTAMFYPANYGFVPNTLSDDGDPVDVLVVTPIPLQSGCVIRSRPVGMLNMTDEAGGDAKVIAVPVSKLYTLYDHVKSPEDLPPELLAQIKHFFENYKTLEPGKWVKVEEWAGLDAARSEIQASIERYQASKS; this comes from the coding sequence ATGAATCTCGACAAGATCCCCGCAGGCAAGAATCCGCCCGACGACATCAACGTCGTTATCGAAATCCCCGCCTATGGCCCGCCCGTGAAGTACGAGGTGGACAAGGACAGCGGCGCCCTGATGGTGGACCGTTTCATGCGCACGGCGATGTTTTACCCCGCCAACTACGGTTTCGTGCCGAACACGCTGTCGGATGACGGCGACCCGGTCGATGTGCTGGTGGTGACCCCGATTCCGCTGCAAAGCGGCTGCGTGATCCGCAGCCGCCCGGTCGGCATGCTCAACATGACCGATGAGGCCGGTGGTGACGCCAAGGTGATCGCCGTGCCGGTCAGCAAGCTGTACACCCTGTACGACCATGTGAAGTCCCCCGAGGATCTGCCGCCCGAACTGCTGGCGCAGATCAAGCACTTCTTCGAGAACTACAAGACCCTGGAACCCGGTAAGTGGGTGAAGGTCGAAGAGTGGGCCGGGTTGGATGCCGCCCGTTCCGAGATCCAGGCCAGCATTGAGCGTTATCAAGCGAGCAAATCCTGA
- a CDS encoding D-amino acid aminotransferase, whose amino-acid sequence MSVYLNGEFMPLEQACVPVLDRGFIFGDGVYEVVPAYGGHMFRLPEHLARLARSLEALRIPNPHDAAGWQDVLGRLVAENDGGDLSVYLQVTRGVAKRDHAFPADIRPTVFAMTNPLMPLSDDILQNGIATVTLQDYRWGRCDIKAITLLPNVLMRQQAVEAGAMEAILLRDGHATEGSASNLFVVHEGTLITPPKSPQLLPGITRDLVLELARANGFDVREAEIPEATLRGAEEVWMTSSTKEVVPVTRLDDAEVGTGRPGPQWARMYALYQDYKAGLREGHDPHA is encoded by the coding sequence GTGAGCGTCTATCTGAACGGCGAATTCATGCCGCTCGAGCAGGCCTGCGTGCCCGTGCTCGACCGGGGTTTCATTTTTGGCGACGGCGTGTACGAGGTGGTGCCGGCCTACGGCGGGCACATGTTCCGCCTGCCCGAACACCTCGCCCGTCTGGCGCGCAGCCTGGAGGCCTTGCGCATTCCCAACCCGCACGATGCCGCCGGCTGGCAGGACGTGCTGGGGCGGCTGGTGGCCGAGAACGACGGCGGCGACCTCAGCGTCTACCTTCAGGTCACCCGTGGCGTGGCCAAGCGCGACCACGCCTTTCCGGCCGACATCCGGCCCACCGTGTTCGCCATGACCAATCCCCTGATGCCACTGTCCGACGACATCCTGCAAAACGGCATCGCGACCGTCACCCTGCAGGACTACCGCTGGGGGCGCTGCGACATCAAGGCCATCACCCTGCTGCCCAACGTGCTGATGCGCCAGCAGGCGGTCGAGGCGGGTGCGATGGAGGCCATCCTGCTGCGCGACGGTCATGCCACCGAAGGCTCCGCCAGCAACCTGTTCGTGGTGCACGAAGGCACCCTGATCACCCCGCCCAAGAGCCCGCAGCTGCTGCCCGGCATCACCCGCGACCTGGTGCTCGAGCTGGCCCGCGCCAACGGCTTCGACGTACGCGAGGCGGAAATTCCCGAGGCGACCCTGCGCGGCGCCGAAGAGGTCTGGATGACCAGCTCCACCAAGGAAGTGGTGCCGGTGACCCGTCTGGACGACGCCGAGGTCGGCACCGGCCGCCCCGGCCCGCAGTGGGCGCGCATGTACGCCCTCTATCAGGACTACAAGGCGGGACTGCGCGAGGGACACGATCCGCATGCCTGA
- a CDS encoding septal ring lytic transglycosylase RlpA family protein codes for MRIALRLPLGVGLIGLLAALAGCSSTPSIPDVDVSNVPNAVPRVEPLSAKGNPSSYVVHGRRYYVLKTAAGYDEKGIASWYGPKFQGRLTSSGERYNMYAMTAAHRTLPIPSYVRVTNLRNGRSVIVRVNDRGPFVANRIIDLSYAAAKKLDIVREGTGLVDISAIDPRNPSRPAPSTSPRLAHAENPQIYIQLGAFSSRQNAEGLQARMQRYRIGPVVIQPGNSNHGWVYRVRLGPLASVGVADQAANRLENVGVQNFRIVIED; via the coding sequence GTGAGGATCGCGTTACGGCTGCCCCTGGGGGTTGGGCTGATCGGTTTGCTGGCCGCGCTGGCGGGTTGTTCCAGCACGCCCAGCATTCCGGACGTCGATGTTTCCAACGTGCCCAATGCCGTGCCGCGGGTGGAGCCGCTCAGCGCCAAGGGCAATCCCAGCTCCTACGTCGTGCACGGCCGCCGCTACTACGTGCTCAAGACCGCCGCCGGCTACGACGAAAAGGGCATCGCCTCCTGGTACGGGCCCAAGTTCCAGGGCCGCCTCACCTCCAGCGGCGAGCGCTACAACATGTACGCCATGACGGCGGCGCACCGCACCCTGCCGATTCCCAGCTACGTGCGGGTGACCAACCTGCGCAACGGGCGCTCGGTGATCGTGCGCGTCAACGATCGCGGCCCGTTCGTGGCCAACCGGATCATCGACCTCTCCTACGCGGCGGCCAAGAAGCTGGACATCGTGCGCGAGGGCACGGGGCTGGTCGATATCTCCGCCATCGACCCCCGCAATCCCAGCCGGCCGGCGCCTTCCACCTCACCGCGGCTCGCCCATGCCGAGAATCCGCAGATCTACATCCAGCTGGGTGCCTTCAGCAGCCGTCAGAATGCCGAGGGGCTGCAGGCCCGCATGCAGCGCTACCGCATCGGCCCCGTCGTCATTCAGCCCGGCAACAGCAATCACGGCTGGGTCTACCGCGTCAGGCTGGGGCCGCTGGCCAGCGTGGGCGTCGCCGACCAGGCCGCCAATCGCCTGGAAAACGTCGGCGTGCAGAACTTTCGTATCGTGATTGAGGACTAA
- a CDS encoding DUF493 domain-containing protein: MPDSRDSLIEYPCDFPIKIAGAAIPEFEQRVLEIVQRHAPEVGAKDLGRRLSRTGRYLSLTVTVRAYSREQLDALYQDLTACELTQWVL; encoded by the coding sequence ATGCCTGATTCGCGGGACAGCCTGATCGAATATCCCTGCGATTTCCCCATCAAGATTGCCGGCGCCGCGATTCCGGAATTCGAACAGCGGGTGCTGGAGATCGTGCAGCGCCACGCACCGGAAGTCGGCGCGAAGGACCTGGGGCGGCGCTTGAGCCGCACCGGGCGCTACCTGTCCCTCACCGTCACCGTGCGCGCCTACAGCCGCGAGCAGCTCGATGCGTTGTATCAGGATTTGACCGCCTGTGAGTTGACGCAGTGGGTGTTGTGA
- the lptD gene encoding LPS assembly protein LptD — protein sequence MPRIRLLILIPLLACAGQVQAQTAPENRWLLCGQPETLPPLPPLSGDPQAIYLTADHANLDPKGMSLLQGNVLLRRGDQQLRADQVHLDARSQQITATGEIMLRDSNLMLRSKSISYNLKSQEGSLGQTSYLYGPEHAHGQASEVKREGPGLTVLREASYTTCNPGHEDWLLTAGKVRLDQQSGTGTARNVVLRFKHVPILYTPWITFPIDSRRKSGLLPPSIGTSGNNGTEVRIPVYLNLAPNYDATVAAHYMGLRGTQLQTEFRYLTRHNRGSIYYEDLPQDQQTKTERSLLNFHDIGHYGSHFRSALIYNGASDSNYFQDFGTSLSLASTQFLERRADLTYQTSAWSLLTRAQAYQTVDSTILPADRPYQRLPQLLFQGGLPDQAGGLDYHLRTEWVQFVRPDSLQGSRLDVMPTISLPLSGSSWFFKPAVKYRYTGYQLDKPVSGYDTRTPNRSLFTSSLDTGLIFQRRAWGNTYQTLEPRLYYVYTPYVDQADLPVFDTGLAYFDFGQLFQDDRFIGADRVGDANRLTAALTTRLLSGSNGRELLHASIGQISYFSDRKVTLPDQTVEARARSNLAGELGAHFGDYWQASGSILWNPYTDQSEQGTARIGYDKDDAHIFNLAYRYLQNDFEQTDLSFIWPVTARWRTVGRWNYSLKDKRDLETLAGLQYDSCCWAVRIVARRYVTPTTGKYNDAVYLQLVLKGLGALGDNIDSVLKQGIQGYETNY from the coding sequence GTGCCGCGCATCCGCCTCCTGATCCTGATTCCGCTGCTCGCCTGCGCCGGACAGGTCCAGGCGCAGACCGCACCTGAAAACCGCTGGCTGTTGTGCGGCCAGCCGGAAACGCTGCCCCCGCTGCCGCCCCTAAGCGGCGACCCGCAGGCCATTTATCTGACGGCGGATCATGCCAATCTGGACCCCAAAGGCATGTCCCTCCTGCAGGGCAACGTGCTGCTGCGCCGCGGGGACCAGCAATTGCGTGCGGATCAGGTTCACCTCGACGCGCGCTCGCAGCAGATCACGGCCACGGGCGAGATCATGTTGCGCGATTCCAACCTCATGCTGCGCAGCAAGAGCATCAGCTACAACCTGAAAAGCCAGGAAGGCTCCCTGGGCCAGACGAGTTACCTCTACGGCCCGGAACACGCCCACGGGCAGGCGAGCGAGGTGAAGCGGGAAGGGCCGGGACTGACGGTGCTGCGGGAGGCCAGCTATACCACCTGCAACCCAGGCCACGAGGATTGGCTGCTGACCGCCGGCAAGGTTCGCCTGGATCAGCAATCCGGCACGGGGACGGCGCGCAATGTGGTGCTGCGGTTCAAACACGTGCCCATTCTGTATACGCCGTGGATCACCTTCCCCATCGACAGCCGGCGCAAGAGCGGACTGCTGCCACCCAGCATCGGCACCTCGGGCAACAACGGCACCGAGGTGAGAATCCCCGTCTACCTGAACCTGGCCCCCAACTACGACGCCACGGTCGCGGCCCACTACATGGGCCTGCGCGGCACCCAGCTGCAGACCGAATTCCGTTACCTGACCCGGCACAACCGCGGATCGATCTACTACGAGGATCTGCCCCAGGACCAGCAGACCAAGACCGAACGTTCGCTGCTCAACTTCCATGACATCGGCCATTACGGCTCGCACTTCCGCAGTGCGCTGATTTACAACGGCGCTTCCGATTCCAATTATTTCCAGGACTTCGGTACCTCGCTCAGCCTGGCGAGTACGCAATTCCTGGAGCGGCGCGCCGATCTCACCTATCAGACCAGCGCCTGGAGCCTGCTGACCCGGGCCCAGGCCTACCAGACCGTGGATTCGACCATCCTGCCTGCGGACCGGCCTTACCAGCGCCTGCCCCAGCTGCTGTTCCAAGGCGGACTGCCGGATCAGGCCGGCGGGCTGGACTACCATCTGCGTACGGAGTGGGTACAGTTCGTACGCCCCGACAGCCTGCAGGGCAGCCGCCTAGACGTCATGCCGACCATCAGCCTGCCGCTTTCGGGCAGCTCGTGGTTCTTCAAACCGGCGGTGAAATACCGCTACACGGGCTACCAGCTGGACAAGCCGGTCAGCGGCTACGACACCCGCACCCCGAACCGCAGCCTGTTCACCTCCAGTCTCGATACCGGATTGATCTTCCAGCGCCGCGCCTGGGGCAACACCTACCAGACGCTCGAGCCGCGCCTTTATTACGTCTACACCCCCTACGTGGATCAGGCCGATCTGCCGGTATTCGACACGGGACTGGCGTATTTCGACTTCGGCCAGCTGTTCCAGGACGACCGCTTCATCGGCGCCGACCGGGTGGGCGACGCCAACCGACTGACGGCCGCCCTCACCACCCGCCTGCTCTCCGGCAGCAACGGCCGCGAACTCCTGCACGCCAGCATCGGTCAAATCAGTTACTTCAGCGATCGCAAGGTCACCCTGCCCGACCAGACGGTGGAGGCGCGTGCACGCTCCAACCTGGCTGGGGAACTCGGCGCCCATTTCGGCGACTATTGGCAGGCCAGCGGCAGCATCCTGTGGAATCCGTACACTGACCAGTCCGAACAGGGCACCGCCCGCATCGGCTACGACAAGGACGACGCGCACATCTTCAACCTCGCCTACCGGTATCTGCAGAACGACTTCGAACAGACAGATTTGAGCTTCATCTGGCCGGTCACGGCGCGCTGGCGCACCGTGGGCCGCTGGAACTACTCCTTGAAAGACAAGCGCGATCTGGAGACACTGGCCGGTTTGCAATACGACAGTTGCTGCTGGGCGGTGCGCATCGTGGCACGCCGCTACGTGACGCCCACCACCGGCAAATACAATGACGCGGTCTACCTGCAACTGGTCCTGAAGGGGCTCGGCGCCCTCGGCGACAACATCGACAGCGTCCTCAAACAAGGCATACAGGGTTATGAAACCAATTATTAA
- the mrdA gene encoding penicillin-binding protein 2, translating to MYGRPAIKDRHLEQRLFTARVVVAVLGLAVLMMLLVGRLFYLQVFSYEHFKTLSTNNRVRLVPIPPPRGLIYDRNGVLLAENLPTYSLEVTPEQVPNMKDTLKRLAKIVKLTPEDIQDFNDARKQSRSFQSIPLRFDLSPEEVARFAVDRYRFPGVDIEARLKRYYPMGGTAVFAIGYVGRIDEAELRKVDADNYTGTSHIGKTGIEKFYETQLHGRVGYQKVEINAQGRVVRVLDRTPPVPGENLYLTLDVRLQRVAEEALKKEGFNGAVVAIDPRSGEVLALASEPTYNPNLFVNGISSKEYHALRTDKNRPLYNRALAGQYPPGSTIKPFMALAGLHYGVVTPGYTMMTHGYYTLPGDPRKYRDWKRGGHGLVDLDKAITESVDVYFYDLAYHLGIDRIYDFLTQFGFGRDTGIDEPGELSGLLPSREWKRRTKHMPWFPGETVITGIGQGYMLTTPLQLASGAATIAMKGQRFVPHLLHAVQNPMSHKTVTVTPTPEKPVTLRHQSYWRDVITAMEHVTDHTNGTAYWHVGLGSRFLIAGKTGTAQVFGLKEDEKYDAKKIVRRLRDHSLFIAFAPANDPRIAVAVIAENAGHGSTVAAPIARKVMDAWLLDLDPVPPSDLRPPLKYHPPPKPKPAVQEAAQDGGTATDPATPAAEPATPTPAPASPPNPEASDNGQ from the coding sequence ATGTACGGCCGTCCCGCAATCAAGGATCGCCATCTCGAACAACGGCTGTTTACGGCCCGGGTGGTCGTGGCCGTGCTCGGCCTGGCCGTGCTGATGATGTTGCTGGTGGGACGGCTGTTCTACCTGCAGGTCTTTTCCTACGAGCACTTCAAGACCCTTTCCACCAACAACCGGGTGCGCCTGGTCCCGATTCCGCCGCCCCGCGGCCTGATCTACGACCGCAACGGCGTGCTGCTGGCCGAAAACCTGCCCACCTACAGTCTGGAAGTGACGCCGGAGCAGGTGCCCAATATGAAGGACACCCTCAAGCGGCTCGCCAAGATCGTCAAGCTGACTCCCGAGGACATCCAGGATTTCAACGATGCCCGCAAGCAGTCGCGTTCCTTCCAGTCCATTCCGCTGCGTTTCGACCTGAGCCCGGAAGAGGTCGCGCGCTTCGCGGTCGACCGCTACCGCTTCCCCGGCGTGGATATCGAGGCGCGCCTCAAGCGTTACTACCCCATGGGCGGCACCGCCGTGTTCGCCATCGGTTACGTGGGGCGCATCGACGAGGCCGAGCTGCGCAAGGTGGATGCCGACAACTACACCGGCACCAGCCACATCGGCAAGACCGGCATCGAGAAGTTCTACGAAACCCAGCTGCACGGCCGGGTCGGCTACCAGAAGGTGGAGATCAACGCGCAGGGCCGCGTGGTGCGCGTGCTGGACCGCACGCCGCCGGTGCCGGGTGAGAATCTCTACCTGACCCTGGACGTCCGCCTGCAGCGCGTGGCCGAGGAGGCGCTTAAGAAGGAGGGCTTCAACGGCGCCGTGGTGGCCATCGATCCGCGCAGCGGCGAGGTGCTGGCGCTCGCCAGCGAGCCGACCTACAACCCGAACCTGTTCGTGAACGGGATTTCCTCCAAGGAATACCACGCCCTGCGCACGGACAAGAACCGGCCGCTGTACAATCGTGCGCTGGCCGGCCAGTATCCGCCCGGTTCCACCATCAAACCCTTCATGGCGCTGGCCGGACTGCATTACGGCGTGGTGACGCCCGGCTACACCATGATGACCCACGGTTATTACACGCTGCCCGGCGATCCGCGCAAGTATCGAGACTGGAAGCGCGGCGGGCACGGACTGGTCGATCTCGACAAGGCCATCACCGAGTCGGTGGACGTGTATTTCTACGATCTCGCCTATCACCTGGGCATCGACCGCATCTACGACTTCCTGACCCAGTTCGGTTTCGGGCGCGACACCGGCATCGACGAGCCGGGCGAGCTGTCCGGCCTGCTGCCGTCCAGGGAATGGAAGCGGCGCACCAAGCACATGCCGTGGTTCCCCGGCGAGACGGTCATCACCGGCATCGGGCAGGGTTACATGCTGACCACGCCGCTGCAGCTCGCCAGCGGGGCGGCCACCATCGCCATGAAGGGGCAGCGCTTCGTGCCGCACCTGCTGCATGCCGTGCAGAACCCGATGAGCCACAAGACCGTGACGGTCACTCCCACGCCCGAAAAACCGGTGACGCTGCGCCACCAGTCGTACTGGCGCGACGTCATCACCGCCATGGAGCACGTGACCGACCATACCAACGGTACGGCCTACTGGCACGTGGGCCTGGGGTCGCGCTTCCTGATCGCCGGCAAGACCGGTACGGCGCAGGTGTTCGGCCTCAAGGAAGACGAAAAATACGACGCCAAGAAGATCGTGCGCCGGCTGCGCGACCATTCCCTGTTCATCGCCTTCGCGCCGGCCAACGATCCGCGCATCGCGGTTGCCGTGATCGCCGAGAACGCCGGACACGGCAGTACGGTGGCGGCGCCCATCGCACGCAAGGTGATGGACGCCTGGCTGCTGGATCTGGACCCCGTTCCGCCGTCGGATCTGCGCCCGCCGCTCAAGTACCATCCTCCACCCAAGCCGAAACCGGCGGTGCAGGAGGCGGCCCAGGACGGCGGCACCGCTACCGACCCGGCGACGCCCGCGGCGGAACCCGCCACGCCCACGCCGGCACCCGCGTCACCCCCGAACCCGGAGGCATCGGACAATGGCCAATGA
- a CDS encoding D-alanyl-D-alanine carboxypeptidase — protein MRRIWLFLVLFFVVTPSFAAAMPIPAPPSFKASSYILMDANSGKILAEKNADKRVEPASITKIMTAYVLYKSIQAGRVSLNDEVTISKKAWRQPGSRMFVEVGTKVKLDALLHGMLIQSGNDAAMAIAQHVAGTEGAFVDLMNAEAKAMGLTGTHYADPTGLPNPKHYTTARDIAVLTRHLIHDFPQYYKLESIKEYTYNNIKQYNRNRLLWRDPSVDGVKTGHTESAGYCLVGSAKRDGMRLISVVLGTPSEDARADDSYALLNWGYRFYATHKLYGADQPLTEARVWEGSQEKVALGLTKPLFVTIPRGSYNALKASMDVNTEVQAPVKKGQKMGDVKISLDGKPVKSVPLVALKEVPEGGIVRRVTDMVLRLFH, from the coding sequence ATGCGTCGTATCTGGTTGTTTCTTGTACTGTTTTTCGTTGTCACCCCGTCTTTCGCCGCGGCCATGCCGATTCCGGCGCCGCCCAGCTTCAAGGCCTCCAGCTACATCCTCATGGATGCCAACAGCGGCAAGATCCTGGCCGAGAAGAACGCCGACAAGCGTGTCGAGCCGGCCAGCATCACCAAGATCATGACGGCCTACGTGCTGTACAAGTCGATCCAGGCGGGCCGCGTCAGCCTCAACGACGAGGTGACGATCAGCAAAAAGGCCTGGCGCCAGCCCGGCTCGCGCATGTTCGTCGAGGTCGGCACCAAGGTGAAACTGGACGCCCTGCTGCACGGCATGCTGATCCAGTCCGGCAACGACGCCGCCATGGCCATCGCCCAGCACGTGGCGGGCACCGAGGGCGCCTTCGTCGACCTGATGAACGCCGAGGCCAAGGCGATGGGGCTGACCGGCACCCATTACGCCGATCCCACCGGCCTGCCCAATCCCAAGCACTACACCACGGCGCGCGACATCGCCGTGCTGACCCGGCACCTGATCCACGACTTCCCGCAGTACTACAAGCTGGAGTCGATCAAGGAGTACACCTACAACAACATCAAGCAGTACAACCGCAACCGCCTGCTGTGGCGCGACCCCAGCGTCGACGGCGTGAAGACCGGCCACACCGAGTCCGCCGGTTACTGCCTGGTCGGCTCCGCCAAGCGCGACGGCATGCGCCTGATCTCGGTGGTGCTCGGCACCCCCAGCGAGGACGCGCGCGCCGACGACAGCTATGCGCTGCTCAACTGGGGCTATCGGTTCTACGCGACCCACAAGCTCTACGGCGCCGATCAGCCGCTCACCGAGGCGCGCGTCTGGGAAGGCTCGCAGGAAAAGGTGGCGCTCGGCCTGACCAAGCCCCTGTTCGTGACCATCCCGCGCGGCTCCTACAATGCGCTCAAGGCCAGCATGGACGTGAATACCGAGGTGCAGGCGCCGGTCAAGAAGGGCCAGAAGATGGGCGACGTGAAGATCTCGCTGGACGGCAAGCCGGTGAAGTCCGTCCCGCTGGTCGCCCTCAAGGAAGTGCCCGAAGGCGGCATCGTGCGGCGCGTAACCGACATGGTGCTGCGGCTGTTCCACTAA
- the rodA gene encoding rod shape-determining protein RodA codes for MANDIYQTQIMVRWSTRLHLDSPLLITLLLLIGAGMFVLYSAGGQDMALMLRQGMRLLTALVVMFVMAQIHPHYLRLWTPWVFGVGLVLLVVVLMVGDVGKGAQRWLDLGIVRFQPAEIMKLAMPMMVAWYFAERPLPPRLGEVLIAVILVLVPMGLIAKQPDLGTAMLVGSAGFFAIFLAGIGWRYILLACAMGAGAAPVMWHFMHAYQRQRVLTFLNPESDPLGAGYHIIQSEIAIGSGGLYGKGWLNGTQSQLAFIPERHTDFIFSVFGEEFGLMGEFVLLSLYLAIVFRGLYIAMHAQDTYTRILAGSLSLTFFVYFFVNTGMVTGLLPVVGVPLPLISYGGTSMVTLLAAFGMLMSIQTHRKLLSS; via the coding sequence ATGGCCAATGACATCTACCAGACCCAGATCATGGTGCGCTGGAGCACGCGCCTGCATCTGGACAGTCCGCTGCTGATCACCCTGCTGCTGCTGATCGGCGCGGGAATGTTCGTGCTCTACAGTGCCGGCGGACAGGACATGGCGCTGATGCTGCGCCAGGGCATGCGCCTGCTCACCGCGCTGGTGGTCATGTTCGTCATGGCCCAGATCCATCCGCATTACCTGCGGTTATGGACGCCCTGGGTGTTCGGCGTCGGCCTGGTGTTGCTGGTGGTCGTGCTGATGGTGGGCGACGTGGGCAAGGGGGCGCAGCGTTGGCTGGATCTGGGCATCGTGCGCTTCCAGCCGGCGGAGATCATGAAGCTCGCCATGCCGATGATGGTCGCCTGGTATTTCGCGGAGCGGCCGCTGCCGCCGCGCCTGGGCGAGGTCCTCATCGCGGTGATTCTGGTGCTGGTCCCGATGGGGCTGATCGCCAAGCAGCCCGACCTCGGTACCGCCATGCTGGTGGGCAGCGCCGGCTTCTTCGCCATCTTCCTGGCGGGCATCGGCTGGCGCTACATCCTGCTGGCCTGCGCCATGGGTGCGGGGGCGGCCCCGGTCATGTGGCATTTCATGCACGCCTACCAGCGTCAGCGCGTGCTGACCTTCCTCAACCCCGAGAGCGACCCCCTGGGCGCCGGCTACCACATCATCCAGTCCGAGATCGCGATCGGCTCCGGCGGCCTGTACGGCAAGGGCTGGCTCAACGGTACCCAGTCGCAGCTGGCGTTCATCCCGGAACGCCACACCGACTTCATCTTCTCGGTGTTCGGCGAGGAGTTCGGGCTGATGGGCGAGTTCGTGCTGCTGTCGCTCTACCTCGCCATCGTGTTCCGCGGCCTGTACATCGCCATGCACGCTCAGGACACCTACACCCGCATCCTGGCCGGCAGCCTCAGTCTCACCTTCTTCGTCTACTTTTTCGTCAACACCGGCATGGTGACCGGCCTGCTGCCCGTGGTGGGGGTGCCGCTGCCGCTGATCAGCTATGGGGGTACCTCGATGGTGACCCTGCTGGCGGCATTCGGTATGCTGATGTCCATTCAAACGCACCGGAAACTGCTGTCTAGCTGA